In a genomic window of Polycladomyces abyssicola:
- a CDS encoding helix-turn-helix domain-containing protein: MRFVSLGDNIRHHRMQKGLSLHELSRRSGVSPSMLSQIERGVKNPTVQVACRIAEALSVTLSQLLGEEPRRQTILIPKHRRPVYREEETGVERHVLSPAFPSKGVELVMNVLPEGTDTGVFPPHQPGVTEVVYVEEGELEVTLDSSTYRLAEGDSLYFEADVSHRFQNVGKGRCRYFLVIDSHTRD, encoded by the coding sequence ATGAGATTCGTGTCGCTAGGAGACAACATCCGTCATCACCGCATGCAAAAAGGTCTATCCCTGCATGAGCTGTCACGACGGTCCGGAGTCAGTCCATCCATGCTGTCCCAAATCGAGCGCGGGGTGAAAAATCCCACCGTACAGGTGGCATGTCGAATCGCGGAAGCGTTGAGCGTCACGTTGTCGCAACTGTTGGGGGAGGAGCCCCGGCGGCAGACGATCCTGATCCCGAAGCACCGACGTCCCGTATACCGGGAGGAAGAGACGGGGGTCGAACGGCATGTGTTGTCACCTGCATTTCCGTCAAAAGGGGTAGAGTTGGTGATGAATGTGCTCCCGGAAGGAACGGATACCGGTGTGTTTCCGCCCCACCAACCCGGCGTAACGGAAGTGGTATATGTGGAAGAGGGAGAATTGGAAGTGACGTTGGATTCTTCAACCTATCGGCTTGCCGAAGGAGACTCCCTGTACTTCGAGGCGGATGTGTCGCACCGGTTTCAAAACGTGGGGAAAGGACGTTGTCGATACTTTCTCGTGATAGATTCACATACTCGCGACTGA
- a CDS encoding DMT family transporter, which produces MNRPVTKGMFYGGIGVVSFSLTLPFTRMVVAHWPPVFVGLGRAVIAALLAGILLWVKRAPLPKRSQWQPLFGVALGVIIGFPVLSAWAMTRVPSSHGAVVLALLPLATAGLAAWRAGERPSRLFWVCSAGGCLIVLWFAWQDTGLGEWRTADWALLGAVLSAAWGYTEGGKLSREMGGWQVISWALVLSFPMLIVPTVWMIIPGMMDVSLRIWGAFLYLAIVSQFLGFFFWYTGLAQGGIARVSQLQYLQPFFTILFSAVMLGEMITWQTAVAALAVVLLVVYGKQAANSPSRQREHRNAENERL; this is translated from the coding sequence ATGAACCGTCCGGTTACCAAAGGGATGTTTTACGGTGGTATCGGTGTGGTCAGTTTCAGTCTTACGTTGCCTTTCACCCGCATGGTCGTCGCCCATTGGCCCCCTGTTTTCGTCGGACTGGGCAGGGCAGTGATCGCAGCGCTTTTGGCAGGCATCCTATTGTGGGTCAAACGAGCCCCTCTTCCGAAACGCAGTCAATGGCAACCACTTTTCGGCGTTGCCCTCGGTGTCATTATCGGCTTTCCTGTATTGAGTGCATGGGCCATGACCCGTGTCCCTTCCTCTCACGGTGCCGTCGTTTTGGCTTTGCTGCCGTTAGCGACTGCCGGTTTGGCCGCATGGCGAGCAGGAGAACGGCCATCCCGACTTTTTTGGGTCTGTAGTGCGGGCGGATGTCTGATTGTGTTGTGGTTTGCATGGCAAGATACGGGTTTGGGCGAATGGCGCACCGCAGACTGGGCATTGCTGGGGGCGGTCTTGTCCGCCGCTTGGGGATATACGGAGGGTGGAAAACTGTCCCGTGAGATGGGTGGCTGGCAAGTGATCAGTTGGGCATTGGTTCTTTCGTTTCCGATGCTCATCGTTCCGACGGTGTGGATGATCATCCCTGGGATGATGGACGTATCACTGCGCATATGGGGAGCATTCTTATATTTGGCAATAGTGAGCCAATTTCTCGGCTTTTTCTTCTGGTATACCGGACTGGCCCAAGGCGGCATCGCCCGTGTAAGTCAGCTGCAATACCTGCAACCGTTTTTCACGATCTTGTTTTCGGCGGTGATGTTGGGGGAAATGATCACATGGCAAACCGCCGTCGCAGCGCTGGCGGTCGTCTTGCTGGTCGTTTACGGCAAACAGGCGGCGAACTCTCCTTCCAGACAAAGAGAACATCGCAATGCAGAAAATGAACGCTTGTAA
- a CDS encoding M20 family metallopeptidase: MSTTLSGRFSQDVERLRDEVITWRRHLHQNPELSFQEKKTSQFVYETLQTFPGLVVTRPTPTSVMARLIGKQPGKTVALRADMDALPIQEESGVPFSSRNPGVMHACGHDGHTAMLLGVAKIFSKMTELITGELRFLFQHAEEKFPGGARDLVRAGVMEGVDAVVGAHLWTPLAVGKVGVAYGPMMAAPDLFRLTIQGKGGHAASPHQTVDAIAVGAQVVTNLQHLVSRRTDPLDSLVVSITEFHAGTEHNIIPDKAEIVGSVRTFDPSLREMAPEWIEQVIRGVTSAHGAQYELRFERGYHPVINDESVTRTVEEAVVEALGEEVIERVKPSMGGEDFSAYQQVTPGTFLFIGAGNPDKGAVYPHHHPRFTIDEDAMAIGMTVLVHGAWKLLHG; encoded by the coding sequence ATGTCGACCACCCTTTCCGGTCGCTTTTCCCAAGATGTTGAGCGGTTGCGGGACGAAGTGATCACTTGGCGTCGACATTTACATCAAAATCCGGAGTTGTCCTTTCAAGAAAAGAAGACATCCCAGTTTGTATATGAGACGTTGCAAACTTTTCCCGGCTTGGTCGTCACCCGGCCGACACCGACGAGCGTGATGGCCCGGCTGATCGGAAAACAGCCTGGCAAAACCGTCGCCCTGCGTGCGGATATGGACGCGTTGCCCATTCAGGAGGAAAGCGGTGTGCCGTTCTCTTCCCGCAACCCGGGGGTGATGCACGCGTGCGGGCATGACGGGCATACGGCCATGTTGCTGGGTGTGGCCAAAATCTTTTCGAAGATGACTGAACTCATCACCGGGGAGCTGCGGTTTTTGTTCCAACACGCCGAAGAGAAATTTCCCGGCGGTGCCCGCGATTTGGTGCGTGCAGGGGTGATGGAAGGTGTGGATGCCGTTGTTGGCGCCCATTTGTGGACACCGTTGGCGGTGGGGAAAGTGGGCGTGGCGTATGGTCCGATGATGGCGGCTCCGGATTTGTTCCGCCTCACGATTCAAGGAAAAGGAGGACATGCTGCCTCTCCGCATCAAACGGTCGATGCCATCGCTGTTGGCGCCCAGGTGGTGACCAATCTGCAACACTTGGTATCCCGGAGGACTGATCCGCTGGATTCGTTGGTGGTGTCCATCACCGAATTTCATGCGGGAACGGAGCACAACATCATACCAGACAAAGCGGAGATTGTCGGTTCGGTTCGCACTTTCGACCCTTCACTCCGTGAGATGGCGCCCGAGTGGATCGAACAAGTTATCCGTGGTGTCACGTCTGCGCACGGTGCCCAATACGAACTGCGATTTGAACGAGGGTATCATCCGGTGATCAACGATGAATCGGTAACGCGTACGGTGGAAGAAGCAGTCGTCGAAGCGTTGGGGGAAGAAGTAATCGAACGGGTGAAGCCGTCGATGGGCGGTGAAGATTTTTCCGCTTATCAACAAGTGACACCGGGAACGTTTCTCTTCATTGGTGCCGGAAACCCGGACAAGGGAGCCGTATACCCGCACCACCACCCGCGATTCACCATCGATGAAGATGCAATGGCGATCGGAATGACCGTACTGGTACACGGCGCATGGAAGCTGTTGCACGGTTAA
- a CDS encoding coproporphyrinogen III oxidase, giving the protein MKRIRISGVDDTFYRDIELIAGLFFGEAKVVANEEQRPDINLAIRVEDRGDTVAAAVEMADPEDGQRWSASHTKQVPPTLIGRERRKKVKQTINHAWLRVLQEATGVVQPWGILTGVRPTKLFHMLLLRGHGKEEIRRLLQTEYLIQPEKIALLEEIVDRQLAVLPDLYELDREVSLYIGIPFCPTKCAYCTFPAYAIQGRNGSVTAFLEGLHEEIAAVGDWLNEQGLPITTVYFGGGTPTSISAEQLDSLFSQMKRSFRAFDGVREWTVEAGRPDTIDEEKLQVLKKWQVDRISINPQSFRNETLKAIGRHHTVEETLTKFALAREMGMNNINMDLIIGLPGEGLETFRENLRIVEQLRPESLTVHTLSFKRGSTMTQNKRKYRVAERDEVADMVNLAREWTKQEGYVPYYLYRQKNILGNQENVGYALPGHESLYNIIIMEERHTIIGLGCGAVSKIIPPGTSKVSRWSNPKEPQAYIDTYRTMIPEKLRALSEAYGERLAVRS; this is encoded by the coding sequence ATGAAACGGATTCGCATATCTGGGGTGGATGACACCTTTTATCGGGATATTGAACTCATTGCCGGCTTGTTTTTTGGCGAGGCGAAAGTGGTGGCGAACGAGGAACAGCGGCCGGATATCAATCTGGCCATCCGGGTGGAAGATCGCGGCGATACTGTGGCGGCGGCTGTGGAGATGGCGGACCCGGAAGACGGGCAACGATGGTCGGCGTCACATACCAAACAAGTCCCACCGACGCTGATCGGTCGGGAGCGTCGCAAAAAAGTGAAACAGACGATCAATCATGCTTGGTTGCGTGTATTGCAGGAAGCCACAGGTGTGGTGCAGCCTTGGGGGATTTTGACCGGCGTGCGCCCAACCAAACTGTTCCACATGCTATTGTTGCGCGGTCATGGGAAGGAAGAAATCCGTCGTCTCTTGCAAACGGAGTATCTGATCCAGCCTGAGAAAATCGCCTTGCTGGAGGAGATCGTCGACCGACAACTGGCGGTTTTGCCGGATTTGTATGAGCTGGATCGAGAGGTTAGTCTCTATATCGGCATCCCGTTTTGTCCTACCAAGTGTGCGTATTGCACCTTTCCCGCTTATGCGATCCAGGGACGAAACGGTTCGGTCACCGCGTTTTTGGAAGGCCTTCACGAAGAAATTGCGGCGGTGGGCGACTGGTTGAACGAGCAGGGATTGCCGATTACGACCGTGTATTTTGGCGGGGGTACGCCCACTTCCATTTCCGCGGAGCAATTGGATTCGTTGTTTTCTCAGATGAAGCGGTCGTTCCGTGCGTTTGACGGTGTACGGGAGTGGACGGTAGAAGCCGGCCGCCCGGACACGATTGATGAAGAAAAACTGCAAGTGCTGAAGAAATGGCAAGTCGACCGGATCAGTATCAACCCACAAAGTTTCAGAAACGAAACACTGAAGGCGATCGGCCGTCACCATACGGTGGAAGAGACACTGACCAAATTCGCACTGGCCCGTGAGATGGGCATGAACAACATTAATATGGATCTGATTATCGGCTTGCCAGGTGAAGGTTTGGAGACGTTCCGGGAAAACCTGCGCATCGTGGAACAGTTGCGACCCGAATCGCTCACCGTACACACATTGTCATTTAAACGCGGTTCCACCATGACCCAGAACAAACGGAAATATCGGGTGGCAGAACGGGACGAAGTAGCCGATATGGTTAACCTGGCCCGGGAGTGGACCAAGCAAGAGGGGTACGTTCCGTATTATCTGTACCGGCAGAAAAACATCTTGGGCAACCAGGAAAATGTCGGTTACGCGTTGCCCGGCCACGAAAGTCTGTACAACATTATCATCATGGAAGAGCGGCACACTATCATCGGATTGGGATGCGGGGCAGTAAGCAAAATCATCCCGCCGGGAACGTCCAAGGTGAGCCGCTGGTCCAACCCGAAAGAACCGCAAGCCTATATCGACACGTACCGGACGATGATCCCGGAAAAATTGCGCGCCCTCTCTGAGGCCTACGGGGAACGATTGGCTGTTCGGAGTTAA